The Urbifossiella limnaea genome has a window encoding:
- a CDS encoding glycerol-3-phosphate dehydrogenase/oxidase, which translates to MTRADMLARAADRRDPWDVVVVGGGATGAGVAVDAAARGYSVLLLERADFGSGTSSRSTKLVHGGVRYLRQGNLGLVTGALRERGRLRRNAPHLVHDLRFVLPCYRRLDLLKFGAGLTAYDLLAGRERFGRSKLLSAGRVSRLLPTVRTGGLRGGVLYHDGQFDDARLLIALIRTAADRGAVVLNQAPVTELLSHQGHVRGLMFHDAETGTQVRAAARVVVNAAGPFCDEVRRLADPATAPLLAASQGSHVVLPRRFLPTDHALLIPETPDGRVLFAIPWHGHTVVGTTDVPIPAAPTDPTASDAEIDFILETAGRYLATPPTRADVLATFAGVRPLVKGDAASTAGLSRDHVIRTDQPGLVTITGGKWTTYRAMAEECVDVAARLANLPPRPCPTAELRLHGAADVDATDEYSGYGSDASAVRAIVESDAALRERLHPDLPYRAGEVLWAARHEMARTADDVLFRRLRAGALNAAATAAMRPRVEALLREA; encoded by the coding sequence ATGACCCGTGCCGACATGCTCGCCCGCGCGGCCGACCGCCGCGACCCCTGGGACGTGGTCGTGGTCGGCGGCGGGGCTACCGGCGCGGGCGTCGCCGTGGACGCCGCCGCCCGCGGCTACTCCGTTCTGCTGCTGGAGCGCGCCGACTTCGGCAGCGGCACGTCGAGCCGCAGCACGAAGCTGGTTCACGGCGGCGTCCGCTACCTGCGGCAGGGGAACCTCGGCCTCGTGACCGGCGCGCTGCGCGAGCGCGGCCGCCTCCGCCGCAACGCCCCGCACCTCGTCCACGACCTGCGGTTCGTGCTGCCGTGCTACCGCCGGCTCGACCTGCTGAAGTTCGGCGCCGGCCTGACGGCCTACGACCTGCTCGCCGGCCGCGAGCGGTTCGGCCGGTCGAAGCTGCTGTCGGCCGGCCGCGTGAGCCGCCTCCTTCCCACGGTACGGACCGGCGGCTTGCGCGGCGGCGTCCTCTATCACGACGGGCAGTTCGACGACGCGCGGCTGCTCATCGCGCTGATCCGCACCGCCGCCGACCGCGGCGCCGTGGTGCTGAACCAGGCCCCCGTGACGGAGTTGCTGTCGCACCAGGGACACGTCCGCGGGCTGATGTTCCACGACGCCGAGACGGGCACCCAGGTGAGGGCCGCGGCGCGGGTGGTGGTGAACGCGGCCGGCCCGTTCTGCGACGAGGTGCGCCGGCTGGCCGACCCCGCGACGGCACCGCTGCTCGCGGCCAGCCAGGGGAGCCACGTCGTGCTGCCGCGGCGCTTCCTGCCGACGGACCACGCGCTGCTGATCCCCGAAACGCCCGACGGCCGCGTGCTGTTCGCCATACCGTGGCACGGCCACACGGTCGTGGGCACCACCGACGTGCCGATCCCGGCGGCGCCGACCGACCCGACCGCGAGCGACGCCGAGATCGATTTCATCCTGGAAACGGCGGGCCGCTACCTGGCCACGCCGCCGACGCGGGCCGACGTACTGGCGACGTTCGCCGGGGTGCGGCCGCTGGTGAAGGGCGACGCGGCGAGCACGGCGGGGCTGTCGCGGGACCACGTCATCCGCACCGACCAGCCGGGGCTGGTGACAATCACCGGCGGGAAGTGGACGACGTACCGGGCGATGGCCGAGGAGTGCGTCGACGTGGCGGCCCGGCTGGCGAACCTGCCGCCGCGCCCGTGCCCAACCGCGGAGCTGCGCTTGCACGGCGCCGCGGACGTGGACGCGACCGATGAGTACAGCGGCTACGGGAGCGATGCGTCGGCCGTGCGGGCGATCGTGGAGTCGGACGCGGCGCTGCGCGAACGGCTGCACCCGGACTTGCCTTATCGGGCGGGCGAGGTGCTGTGGGCGGCGCGGCACGAGATGGCGCGCACGGCCGACGACGTGCTGTTCCGCCGGCTCCGGGCGGGGGCGCTGAACGCGGCCGCGACCGCGGCGATGCGGCCGCGCGTGGAGGCACTTCTTCGCGAGGCATGA
- the rbsK gene encoding ribokinase: MSRPEHVVVVGSVNVDLVVRAGRLPRPGETVGDGTFLQAHGGKGANQAVAAARLGAAVGLVARVGTDSFGDEALAHFRAEGIRTDHVTRDPAHATGVAVITVDAAGQNAIAVAPGANAALTPADVDRAADSIRSAGVLVAQLETPLETVRHAVRLAAEAGVPVVLNPAPAPDRPLPADLLRAVAVLTPNETEATALSGVPVGDEASARRAALTLLESGVRTVVVTLGGRGVLIADATGVEAVPAARVRAVDTTAAGDAFTGALARFLAAGLDVRAAARRACAAAALSVTRFGAQPSLPTAAELSAFEGARHSR; encoded by the coding sequence ATGAGCCGACCCGAACACGTCGTGGTGGTGGGCAGCGTGAACGTGGACCTGGTGGTGCGGGCGGGCCGGTTGCCGCGGCCGGGGGAGACGGTCGGCGACGGGACGTTCCTCCAGGCCCACGGGGGGAAGGGGGCGAACCAGGCGGTCGCGGCGGCCCGGCTCGGGGCGGCCGTCGGGCTGGTCGCTCGCGTCGGGACCGACTCGTTCGGCGACGAGGCTCTCGCCCACTTCCGCGCCGAGGGGATTCGGACCGACCACGTGACGCGGGACCCGGCCCACGCGACCGGGGTCGCGGTCATCACCGTGGACGCCGCCGGGCAGAACGCGATCGCGGTCGCGCCCGGGGCGAACGCCGCCCTGACCCCCGCCGACGTCGACCGGGCGGCGGACAGTATCCGGAGCGCGGGCGTGCTGGTGGCCCAGCTGGAGACGCCGCTCGAAACCGTCCGGCACGCGGTCCGGCTGGCGGCCGAGGCCGGGGTGCCGGTGGTGCTCAACCCCGCCCCCGCGCCGGACCGGCCACTTCCCGCGGACCTGCTCCGGGCGGTCGCGGTGCTGACGCCGAACGAAACGGAAGCGACCGCACTATCCGGGGTGCCGGTCGGTGATGAGGCGTCCGCCCGGCGGGCCGCTCTCACCCTCCTTGAGTCGGGGGTGAGGACGGTGGTCGTCACCCTCGGGGGGCGTGGCGTCCTGATCGCCGACGCGACCGGAGTCGAAGCTGTCCCCGCCGCGCGGGTGCGGGCGGTCGACACGACGGCCGCGGGGGACGCGTTTACCGGCGCACTCGCGCGGTTCCTGGCGGCCGGGCTGGACGTGCGTGCGGCCGCGCGCCGGGCCTGTGCCGCGGCCGCCCTCTCGGTCACCCGGTTTGGGGCGCAGCCGTCGCTCCCCACCGCGGCAGAGTTGTCGGCGTTCGAGGGCGCGCGCCACTCGCGTTAG
- a CDS encoding AAA family ATPase: MKTILGLLAMLLGGVGVVLLVACGVAVWRAEGVVVDRTDRVAARTAERLVKVEGRLTRLEGRVKDLTVDVDVVRSAAARLVEKAVADVVARTEVEQLVERLDRSLSKADELGETLDVIARLVEDVADLAAQLDGAPERVELLRRVADALEQAAAVLTGIRAELAELRTRKAAPDPRKLTDLAARTRGPLERVADGIGAVRQHSVDARGELEELRGKVHFWSRAVAAALSFVVVWFGLGQVCLVGWGWKRVRVSPQRAMAPGAAGSRS; encoded by the coding sequence GTGAAGACGATCCTCGGCCTGCTCGCGATGCTCCTCGGCGGAGTCGGCGTGGTGCTGCTCGTCGCGTGCGGGGTCGCGGTCTGGCGGGCGGAGGGCGTCGTCGTCGACCGCACCGACCGGGTCGCGGCCCGGACGGCCGAGCGGCTCGTCAAGGTCGAGGGCCGGCTGACCCGGCTGGAAGGCCGGGTCAAGGACCTGACGGTGGACGTGGACGTGGTCCGCTCGGCCGCCGCGCGCCTCGTCGAAAAGGCCGTCGCGGACGTGGTGGCCCGGACGGAGGTCGAACAGCTCGTCGAACGCCTGGACCGCTCGCTGTCGAAGGCCGACGAGTTGGGGGAGACGCTGGACGTGATCGCGCGGCTGGTCGAAGACGTGGCGGACCTCGCGGCGCAGCTCGACGGCGCGCCGGAACGGGTGGAGCTTCTGAGGCGCGTCGCCGACGCGCTCGAACAGGCCGCCGCGGTGCTCACCGGCATCCGTGCGGAACTGGCCGAGCTCCGCACCCGGAAGGCCGCCCCGGACCCCCGAAAGCTGACCGACCTCGCCGCGCGCACCCGCGGGCCGCTCGAGCGAGTGGCCGACGGCATCGGCGCGGTCCGCCAGCACTCCGTCGACGCGCGCGGCGAGCTGGAGGAGTTGCGAGGAAAGGTCCACTTCTGGTCGAGAGCGGTGGCCGCGGCCCTGAGTTTCGTGGTCGTGTGGTTTGGGCTGGGCCAGGTGTGCCTCGTCGGCTGGGGCTGGAAGCGGGTGCGAGTATCGCCACAGCGGGCCATGGCGCCGGGGGCGGCCGGGTCCCGAAGTTGA
- a CDS encoding TIGR02466 family protein, whose translation MSPTEGSPFELAAEACWPTLLFHRRWRDHDAEAPALLKFLAQRRAEQAGRVASGVAVRAKSGHGLYESGFDLFTHAHPALDRLKGFIGQSLAAAVCHAEGGRVRPAELEIAVVESWFHVTNGGGFHDAHVHPNCSWCGVYYVQVGDSGAAADGGAPNGGTRFYSPLSLGYRDAGNAHQIEELDAPLADGLLVLFPSYLRHSGLPYTGARDRVVIAFNARVFLRGVPSNLRP comes from the coding sequence GTGTCACCGACCGAGGGTTCGCCGTTCGAGCTCGCGGCGGAGGCGTGCTGGCCGACGCTCCTGTTCCACCGCCGCTGGCGCGACCACGACGCCGAGGCGCCGGCGCTGCTGAAGTTCCTGGCCCAGCGGCGCGCCGAGCAGGCCGGCCGCGTCGCCAGCGGGGTGGCGGTGCGGGCGAAGTCGGGGCACGGGCTCTACGAGAGCGGGTTCGACCTGTTCACCCACGCCCACCCCGCGCTCGACCGGCTGAAGGGCTTCATCGGCCAGAGCCTCGCCGCGGCGGTGTGCCACGCCGAGGGCGGCCGGGTGCGGCCGGCGGAGTTGGAGATCGCCGTCGTCGAGAGCTGGTTCCACGTCACCAACGGCGGCGGCTTCCACGACGCCCACGTCCACCCGAACTGCTCGTGGTGCGGCGTGTACTACGTGCAGGTGGGCGACAGCGGGGCCGCGGCCGACGGCGGCGCCCCGAACGGCGGCACGCGCTTCTACTCCCCCCTCTCGCTCGGCTACCGCGACGCCGGCAACGCCCACCAGATCGAGGAGCTCGACGCCCCGCTGGCGGACGGGCTGCTGGTGCTGTTCCCGTCGTACCTGCGGCACAGCGGGCTGCCGTACACCGGGGCGCGCGACCGGGTGGTGATCGCGTTCAACGCCCGCGTCTTCCTCCGCGGCGTGCCGTCGAACCTGCGGCCGTGA